The Deinococcus roseus genome has a window encoding:
- a CDS encoding transposase, which produces MDETGLGLMLSVVSSWFVKGRGKQFKIPTRWGSDGRVNVLGTLSLSAAGEQLEYRILEGQCTRVSVVAYLQTLADRCDPSKLTVVVLDNAPFHKGGELAKQREDWEKQGLYLRYLPAYCPFLNLIETT; this is translated from the coding sequence CTGGATGAAACCGGACTGGGATTGATGTTGAGTGTGGTCAGCAGCTGGTTTGTCAAAGGTCGGGGCAAGCAGTTCAAGATCCCGACCCGCTGGGGGTCAGATGGCCGGGTCAATGTGCTGGGGACCCTCAGCCTCTCTGCAGCAGGGGAACAACTGGAGTATCGGATTCTGGAAGGACAATGCACCAGGGTTTCTGTGGTGGCTTACCTCCAGACGCTGGCAGACCGATGCGATCCTTCCAAGCTAACGGTGGTGGTGCTGGACAATGCGCCCTTTCACAAGGGTGGAGAGCTGGCGAAACAACGTGAGGATTGGGAGAAACAGGGGTTATATCTGCGGTATTTGCCTGCGTATTGTCCGTTTTTGAACTTGATCGAGACCACC
- a CDS encoding helix-turn-helix domain-containing protein, whose amino-acid sequence MSKPLRLVHLTPEEDQDLKRIELTPKFSEKVRLRARILRLSHQGWTIAELAEHFDRSIEAVRQDLLRYQQDGLRGLTDGKAKGKPTLFTAQIEEFMHEKLKEERLWNCTLLSEATLKQFGVLIKREAIRTKLHDLGYRWKRGRYSPMKQADPGVVSQHEASLETLKKGLETGN is encoded by the coding sequence ATGAGCAAGCCGCTTCGACTGGTCCACCTGACCCCCGAGGAAGACCAGGACCTCAAACGTATTGAACTTACCCCCAAGTTCAGCGAAAAAGTTCGGCTTAGAGCCCGTATCCTCAGACTCAGTCACCAGGGCTGGACCATCGCTGAACTTGCAGAACACTTTGACCGCAGCATTGAAGCGGTCCGACAAGACTTGCTGCGTTACCAACAGGACGGTCTCAGAGGCCTTACTGATGGCAAAGCCAAAGGGAAACCTACGCTATTTACCGCCCAGATCGAAGAATTCATGCACGAGAAGCTGAAAGAAGAACGGCTGTGGAATTGCACCTTGCTCAGCGAAGCCACCCTGAAACAGTTTGGGGTATTGATCAAGCGTGAAGCGATCCGGACCAAGTTGCATGACCTGGGGTATCGCTGGAAAAGAGGCCGTTACAGCCCCATGAAACAGGCAGACCCGGGGGTGGTTTCCCAGCATGAAGCTTCGCTGGAAACCTTGAAAAAGGGGCTAGAGACGGGAAACTGA